The genomic DNA atagATGATAGATATTTATTgtgtaattttgaagaaataaagatttaagaaaataggagaaaaataagaaaaattatgaaaaagaaatttagaaatattgatttccttaGATGAAACGTTGGTCAGGAGGTGGTTTTTGACCTTCAGACTTGAGGGTTTCACAACAATATGTGTTTCGAGGCTTCAGCGTAAACCATGTTAAGGTGAGTTGTTTGATCCAGCACTTGATTTTAGTTATTGCAAATATTTTGGCTTATGATTGTTtagtgagtggttttaccctccAAACCTTAGATTATTCCATGTGAACGAGATTGGTTAGTGTGTGGTTATACCCACCAAACCTTGAGATGTTTCATGGAAATGTTTTGCCAAATTGTTCAAATTACCAGCATATTGAGCATGTTATATTCTTGCATGATGAGTCAACAAAGTTTGTTTCACAAAATGCATAGCGTGTGTTTTCATAGTATTAAAGTGTTTGATATCGTCTCGTTATAATATctgatgggatgggatggggtctCCTTGAGAATGTTGCTATGTTAATCCCTCTGGAGCAGTGGATTGGGTTTCCATGGGTGACCACCGATATGCACCCCGGGGATTACGTATGCTGAGGTGTTTTCTCTAGGTTGacatgtttgtttgtttatgccatgctcatgatcATACATGCATCTTATAAAACTATCTTGTGctatcacttagatgtttcagCATCTAATCTGGATTAtgctcctggaatattcaaacgtatCAGATAGGGTTTGCAGTAAAGGCAAAGGCATGGCCAATGGAGAATGCTCAAGATAGTCACTGTTTACATTTGCAAGTCATGTAATCCTCATTTGATTTAGAAGACAATATGTATGAACGATTGTGATCATCTATGTTATTTAGTCTTGTTATTTTCGTTGCATAATAATATGTGTAAGGGCTCACTCTCAAATATTCCtactagcataggatattcaaaAGGAGGTcatctaatgttaactaacaaaataacaattatttcatctcaagcctcaccaaaatgctaaacaagatcttcaagttaggatgCGTCTCCACACACCACTATCTCtaagccttagtcccactggactcgccccaaAAAACGGCCTTCCCTTTACCtgaaatggaaaagaagatcaagtgagccacaaggctcagcaagatTTAGGAATAATGAACAGGAAtcaagaatatggtgacaccaaaaagagtaataaAAAACTCAATAGTTTTATACAAGATTCGTGATTTATGACTTGATTAAtcccaagttaaatgtatcatacCACTATATATCAccatgcaaatgtgcatataaaattaagtgtcaaaatcaaatctcgtaggctcgcaagccatcaaacaacatatgccaaagtgcatcaagagaataaaaactcacattcaATATGAAGCTAACATGCTGGGCTATGGCCACATCGTCTCACGccataataggtgcgcaaaatttaataacaatagtatatatatcatattttgacatgCCATATATGAAATCATGCAAGGTTACCAACCTTGATGCCATgctctcaaatgcataaataagtaTCCACATGGTTTAATATCACATATTGATGACAAGTACAACTCCACAAaaaaaagtctcaaatttatgattagagTTCCCACGCAACTAAAAGAACCACATCAAGACCATTAGCTCTATTGATCTTTACACACAGTGGCATTTAATTTACTGGCCATATTCTAAtgactatttaaaaaaaatacaaggaaattttgatatgaattctcataaatttgggcatattcaaaaatcatttaatagATAAATTATGCTCGTGGCAATATACAATGGGTGCATGGGTGCTAAacatgtgtatacatatatatatatatttgggtgCCTTACATCTACTATTATTATTTGGATACCTTACGTTTATAGTGAGTGTTTCAATGGTGCGcgcatatgtatacatataaatGGGTGATCCAAATATGGCAGGGGAGGGATTTAAATGAAACagtaagggagagagagagagagactgcaCTGTCGcgcatatatgtatttatgtatgaGTATATAAATGATGGGTTGGCTAGGATAGAAACAGGCATTCGAAACATGgtgccaaatatatatatatatataagattcgGGCAAGATAAGGGGTACTTGAACGAAACAGCGAGGGAAATGGAGAGTTTCCATTTGGCCAAGCTCTCTGCTAAgcatttataaacatatatatgggTCAGTGAGTTGGTTGGAACCAGGGCATTTGAAGATAGCTAATcgattatgtatatgtatattgatGTATATGTGCGTCACTCGGCTGGGATAACAGTGGAGCTAATcgggtatgtatatatgtacagATATATATGTGGGTCACTCGACTGAGCCAACAATGGAGgctgtttgtatatatatatatatatgggttttgTTGGAACAGAACAAACTCCTGTAAGAAATAAAAGTAGGCCATTCCAGAAATAAACTTTGGAGTAAATCAAACCCCATTTCGATACATCAAGGGATAGCAAGATGCTTAGgagaaatttcaaaagaaaaaaataatgctataacaagaggaagaagaagaagaatttacTCACAGAGGCAGGGATAtgaatatatctatatatatgtgtgtgtacatTTACAGTCGTCCAGGCAACGAACAATCCcttaaaaagagataaaatatacAGAAATTACAGAATGTGAATGAGAAGGCAGAAAGAACTTGCCTGAGGTTGACTAAGCCTTCTCCTCGCTGAGCTTCAACGGCAGAGAAAAATATGCAGATGATACcacaaggagaagaagaggaagtataAGAAGAACACAGGGGGGGGTGAGGACGAATGAGCAATTAAACAGTGGGGAGGCAAAAAGGGATTAGGCAATTGCACTGAAATGGAAACATACACAGTGCGTGTAAGAAAATGGTGCTTGCGGCACCAGGTCTGCACGCCAGCCTTACTCAATTacccttactttttttttttttttataataaaccAGCTTTTTAGGTCATTTTTGGTATTTGACACATAtccttattttaaatttttctttttttcttattcacataaaaatttaaattcctttACTATTGGGCCTAGGCCCATCCCAACAACTATATAGCCCACCTGATAAACCCATggactcattaactaattaactgagacccatttcattatttcccaatctattaaaaattatacccaTATACTTATTTTCTCGATTACATgaaccacaaaataaaattatacaaatctaaaattattgcTATGCCATCAAGGAGATTTACcatcaagtattaaaatacttagacccacatttaaaatgccattaaattaACGTTAAGTATTAAAACATTTGGGCtcactttagggtcgttacagtttttcccccccttcaaagaatttggtcaccaaattcgtacctggtcaTGAGAAAAGCTGGGGGAAAAGATGCCTCATCTCATCCTCATGCTCCCAAGTAACCTCGTCCGGAGAATGACGCTGCCATTGAACCCTCACAAAAGGAATCGACCTATTTTGCAACACTTTCTCATTCCGTTCCAAGTTACTGATAGGCATTTCCTCGTACGACACATCTTCCCCGACCTCTATAGTCTGATAGTCAATAATGTGCTGAGGATCCAACACGTACTTCCTCAACATGGAAACATGGAAGACATTATGAATGCCGGATAGCCTCGGTGGCAAGGCCAACCTATAGGCCAAAGTGCCAATCCGTTCCAAAATCTCAAACGACCCAATATAGCGAGGACTAAGATTCCCCGACACCCCAAATTGGTGTACGCCCTTCATGGGCATCACTCTCATCCATACATGATCCCCAACCGAAAACTCCAAGTCTCGACGTCTCTTGTCCGCATAACTCTTTTGTCGATCCTAGGCGGCCTTCATTCTCGCTTTGATGATGTGAATCTTTTCTGTTGTCTGTTCCATAATCTTCAGCCCCAACAAGGCTCTATCTCCAACCTCCTCCCAACAAATGGGCGACCTACATGGCCTGCCATAAAGTGCCTCATAAGGTGGCATACAAATACTGGAATGATGATtattgttgtaggcaaattctaccaGTGGCAGATGGTCATCCCAACTGCCATGAAAGTCTAGcacacatgccctcaacatgtcttCCAACATTCGTATGGTCCTTTCTGTTTTCTCATCTGTCTGTGGGCGAAAAGTGATATTAAATTTCAACTTCGTCCCCAAGGCATCTTACAATGCTCCCCAAAAATGTGAAGTGAACCGAGGGTCCCGGTTCGATACGATATTAAAGGGGACTCCATGCAATCTCACCACCTCCTCCACGTACAACTTCACAAGATGGCTCAAAGGGTAGGTCTTCTTAATTGGCAGGAAGTGGGTTAATTTAGT from Diospyros lotus cultivar Yz01 chromosome 4, ASM1463336v1, whole genome shotgun sequence includes the following:
- the LOC127799771 gene encoding uncharacterized protein LOC127799771, coding for MPMKGVHQFGVSGNLSPRYIGSFEILERIGTLAYRLALPPRLSGIHNVFHVSMLRKYVLDPQHIIDYQTIEVGEDVSYEEMPISNLERNEKVLQNRSIPFVRVQWQRHSPDEVTWEHEDEMRHLFPQLFS